In the Limanda limanda chromosome 15, fLimLim1.1, whole genome shotgun sequence genome, AGGTCGTGGAAAACGGTGGGACCTGTGTAAAAATTGCCAACAAAGAGCTTGTAGCCCGATCCCAGCAATCGTGTATCAATGAGCGCAATCACAGAATCATAACTGAGCCCCTTGCCAGTAATGCCCTGTAACTTTCCCTCATAGACAAAAATAGTCCTATGTATAATGTTCCTGGAGTCCGCCAGAGTTGGCACAGGATGGGAGCATTGGATGCATTTTGAACCAATAATACAGGAAAATCGAAGCCATGTCACTTGTTCTGGAGCCATGTAAGAAATGGTTCCTGTTTCTTTAGTTCTCTCCCTTGGGTTTCATCTTCGACATCATCTGCAGTGACCAGACCAAAGTCTCCAATCTTCACTGCTCCATCCGGTCCAAACATGATGTTGGCAGGCTAACCTTTGCAAAGAAAAAGCAGCAATTAATACAGCAATCAACATCAAGCTCCTTCAATGATGTGTTATTACCTCCACAAAGGAGGTACACAGTGCCGATTTACTTATAATGACGATGACATAAAGATGATGAAATGCAATCCTCTTTTGCTTCcaaattaaaatacaacaatatCTCTAATGCCTGTACTAGTCATTTAAAGACAGAAGAACTTTGTCTGACCTTCAGGTCCCTGGGAATGAGTTTTTTGAGGTGAATGTACTCGACTCCACTGACTATTTTTTGAGCGATGGTTAGACCCTCATGTCTTCTTCTGGAGTCTGACAGAGTTATTTTATTCCTCTCTTTGATCCAGTGTCTCAGTGTTTCTGAGTCACATAACTCCATTTGAATATATAAGAACTCTGCCGATGATTCCCTGataggaaacaaaaaacatttggtGCAATGtcacacattcattttttagtaaATAAAAAGTATGTATTAGTGGATGAGACTTTAAACAGTTATAATACCTCACAATGTTGTGGTGAAGAAGGTCTGATAATGCCCTCACCTCCCGCAGAGcttttctgatatttttttttaaagaaaacaatccTTGTGCATCAGTTACTGAAAAGTTACTTGAACAAATATGTTCACTGCACTGTAGAGTTGCATAATCAACTTACTTTTTACAACGGACAATCTTGACCGCATACTTCTTGTTCAACAGTATTTGTCTTACTTTGTACACCCGACCAAAGCCTCCTTTCCCAAGAGACTTTATGGAATCAAACTGTGATGAAAATCTGTAGATGTTTACAATTTGTATTGGAATAATGACTTGGGGTCGTGGAAAATAGCTaagtgtggttgaaacctatttttTAGTTGAACAGTAACTTTTTGCATACCTGTCTAAGACTCCatgacctgaaacctgtatgACCTTTCTatatacctgtttgacctttccatTACTTATTGGCTGTCCAAAGATCCCAATGGAAATGTAtggaaaaaatgtattcctGTGCTTTAGTTCCTGTCTTAACTACGCCTAAAGAACCAGTTTGAACTGGCTCAGGCAAACAGCCTTgttctcctatataagatctttgcatttgactgttctccatcttcactcttGAGATCCTTGTCACCCCCTGTGTTAATTCTTtttgcagaaagccccttattaaatacacaaagacaaatatggGGTTCCAGCCTCTTttatttccagatttccatcacaaatttctacaatgttaaaaaaacacagtaatGTCTTGTATATGACTCCACCAATTgccagaaaataaaatgtgtacatCACAATCCATTGGCTTTTAGTCTTACATGGACTTGGTTGATGTGTTACTCACACTATTGGCCCTACCCTCGTTTTCCAAAGCAACCTTACAGAATAAAGTAAATACAAGATATGCATTTAGAATCAATGGTTTGGAAGTGTGTATGTCCTCCACAATGTTGAGTTGCTACAGCGACTGTCTGTCAGAGGATCTCCAGCTTTGCCAGATGGATGATAATTATCGTGTTTGACGAATAAGTATCAGGAGTTATCGCTATAagtataaaaaatatgaatcatttGTTAGTATTTTAACACAGGCTTGTGTGACCATGAACATGCATCTCTtctccagccaatcaggaggaTGTAGAAGACAGGCAGCGAGTCAGAGGTCCTCACCAATTTAAAcccatgtttatttacatgtttttgtgtgtggttAGATTTGTCAAATACTAGTTTACCTAAATGTTGGCTGCATATGAAATTATtcattgaattttttattttattttcctcataaAACAATAGCTTTAAGCCTCAGGTAcgatcagggccgggtctagacaggcatgtatgagggggcagccacaaatcttgagggggcattgtgctttattatattattattattataaattgggatttagtttgagggggcacaacatttatttgagggggccaggccccctcttgcccctgcctagacccggccctgggtACGATACAATGCTGCTCCCCCCAGAGACCATATTGTCATGGCTGCCATTTTCTACTCACATCACACTCAGAGCTTTATTAACAGCCTAAATGTGTGAAGATGGGCATTGATATTTCATTATGAAAACAGCCCTAATGGAAGTGGGTGAATGCTAATGAGCtaccaaatatttattttaaccttgaaacatttttattatgtaTATTCTTTTCAGCTGGTGATCAATTATTGacctgtgaaatgaaaacagtatgtcagattctctgtgtttattcaaTTTATAAGCAGCCATACAACATTATTGTGTTCATAACAGTATTTGAGACGCAGTGGGACAATGGACTATAAAATTAGATTATAATTGGAAGTTTTTCCTTATATTGTCAAAGACTAATaactacttttattattatgcaGGATGTACAGTATACTATATATACAGTTGAAATCCAATGGTGACTGCGGACGATTTTTTATGACTCGTTATAAGACACATCACAACTATCTCAGAGTTAAGAGGCATTTAAAAACCAAGATAGTTATTTGAGGTACAACTTGCTAAAATGAAATAGTAAATAAAATGACACGGTAGAAGTCtgaaaacatttattgaaaacacagtacatatcaaaaaataaatatttggaaaaagCTATCATGAATTTCTATCATGTTAGACAAAAAAACTAATGAGAATGTCCACTCACAAACAGCATAAACAGTGATGTAATTCTATATATGGAcaacaaaaattaaaataagatgATGAATAAATCTTCAAATAATTCTGATCAATTCACTGCATCAGCAGCTAATTATAACCTAATGAACCTGTTTCAAGCTAAGCTGCTGCCTGCAAACCCTTACACACAGGTGTGTAGCTGCATTTTCACCAAGAATTACTGGAAACATAATTTTATCAGGATTAATCGTGGTCTGCTGCCGTATCCCCAGGACAATTAGAGCATAAGTCATCTTCATctgcaaaaaaggaaaaaaattagTATATTAAGAGGTATATCTGAAAAAGCAATACAACTACAGCCATGTTGTCAGAATTCTTACCATTATAGGTGGTCCCACACCATATGCAGTAAAAATGGACTCCTCTCAAATAGGAAGTCAAAATTTGCAGTTTGTCAAAAGACTgtaacagagacacacattaaatatattttaatatcacaGTCAATTATTGCTGACTTCTCCTAGATATATACAAAGACTGGCAACACTGTCCCCACGATAATTACAAATTAATGTCTAGaacaattaaatgtaaattaaatgtgtatatGTCATACTTGCAAGGATGTGTTACTGTTTTAATAAGAATATATAATGGTAGTGGAGAAATATAGTATGaacttaaaaacaaactaaattgaATACTAACAGTTAATTCCacaatctcctcctcctcttccttcttctcctcctcctcctcctcctcttcctcctcctcgtcatcaGCATCTTCCTTGTCATCAGCATCTGCAATTGGCCAGTACCAGTCTTCTCTGGGGACAGTGATGGTCTGTAAGGAATAGGAAATTTGCAGAAACACTAAGTTCTAGCTTTCTCTTTTGTGATATCAATATTGTTCAAATCCAGAgtcatttttataaaatgtttttgttaattCTCATTGCAGAACACTGGGATGAGTTTCTGCTGTTAACATGATTATTCCAACCTTCTGACTGTCGAGCTGCTCACAGGCTCTCTGACTCTTTCTGAGATCCCCCTCAATCTTACGctcttctctctcagtccttACTCTCGACCTGGAATGAAAAAAGCTTATGATAACACACAGAGACTATGATACATTTGGCACAGTGCATCTCACACACAGCTGCGGACTTCACCTAAAATCTTCCAGAGATTTGGTCTCATTCTGCTGCTTGACCCGCACTTTCTGTCGATAATGTTCaagttcctcctctgcttttcttttcttcacctcctccattcCGATACCACCTCTGTCTGATTCAGATACACAGGAAAAGACATGGTGAGACAGTGATTGGATGTTGTAGCCAAATGCactcaaaattaaataaatagatattgCCTACCAGTTTTCAGGTTAATAGAAATAGGATCAACCCTCCCTGCTCCTGGAGAGGTAACACAGATTGTAAACATTAATACCCACCATAAATGCAAAATATGATCATTAAGGCAGATCAGAAAGGCAGAAACTTGCCTTGCTTCCCGAGACCTTGACCAGCTTTGTAACCCATTTTCTGCAGTAGTGCAAATcccctgttgttgttgctgatgGAGCTCTCCAACGCTGCTTCCCGACTTTCCGTTTCCTGCTCCTTGTAAGTCTTCTGACGGTTCTTGATGTTGTTCTCCTTTATCTGCGTCTCCCTCTTCATGGCTTCCTTTACCCGTTTCACCATGCTGACTCCCGGTTTCACATCTTGCCTGACAGACACAGGAACATAGGGAGAGTTGTTGGGATGACAAATCAGCCATAGTTATTTTACAAAGCAATTGGCATCAGCGTCTATGCCAATATGCGCCGGTAtgaatacttttatttttgcataGTAGAATGTGCTtggtttttacatttcacatcaAAAGTAttcttgttttattattaatcgGGTTCAACATATTTGGTTGTATatgctttctttttatttattgtcatttataATAGAGTTTAtgcttaaaatgtaaaatatcaagtttgAATTACATTTCAGTTTCATAAGGGTTCAGTAACGACATTTTAGCAGGGGCTGTACTGCAAACTTCTATAGTTTCACATTACAAATAGCTACATCATTGTTTTCTTTGCAACAATTTACACACCACCAGGTTTATATAATTTAGTCTTTATTACTGTCTATACAGTCATAGAACAAATTCAAAACGACTACTGTTTTGGGTGCTACGCCTCTTTCAGTCCATACATTCTCTCGGTTTATAACTCATTTCGTTAGCCTTTTCTCTGTCGTTGTGGTTTTGGTTTTGACTCTGGGTTTTTAATaagaacagaaaacagactTACATTTTAGTGAGAAAGGCATCAGACATATAATCTTCTTCCTCGTCTGACATTATCACCACAACGAAAGAGAACAAATGCAGAAAACTACAGCAACAAATTGGAATCTCCAGTAGCGCACTTGTTTCCTCCACTGATGTTTGGTTCGGTCACAGATACGTTCCGACTAGCTACAAGGTAAACCACGAGTCTCGAGTTCCGGGAAGTATTTCACAagattaaatacatttgaaacaGCACACAGACAACCGCGAAATGGATGGACgtaatttaacataatttatGATGTTTCAAATCTGCATTTTGTGCGTGTGAGTTAACTAGTTTCTGACCGGATTCACTTAAGTGCGACACCACCGACACTCGTCGCCATTCATCCTGGGTTGCCGAAGCACAGGTAGGATATAcagtttggttttgtgtgtCCTGTCTTTTAGGAAGATgtcgtttgtgtgttttttccgaACATGTGGATGTGTTGAGATGTGACGTTGGCCAGTggacactgtgtttgtgtgagaatgtgtctCCGGAGTTCAGCTTCCTCTTCATCGTAGCAGGAAGCTAGCTTAGCATGCTAACTAGCTCGCCTGTCAACAGCTGGAGGGAGGCAGATGTCAACACAGCTTCTCGGCTTGATTACTGTCAAAGCTACATTCTGTACGAGGAATAACCTCACGTTTAATATCATCTACGCCACGGACAGCTGCTGTCACTTTATCTTTACTTGTGTGTCTGCTTCAAACCTAATGAAGTCATTGCAAGGACGTCAAACGTCCACAGATCTTTAGTAAGGAAGTGCATCTGtgatattttataggttgtagCTAATGTGATTGAGGAGAGTGATGGGGgagggctgggcaataaaataATATCGATTATTATTGCAACATAGTTTGTATCAATAGTATTATAACACAGGTTGTGCAGGCATTTAATGGAGGATATTAGGGACATGGACTGTCTGTAATAATGGACAATAATAATGAGAATATTAGAGATATATATACTGTCTCTCATAATGGAGAATGAAATAGACATATGCTGTCTGTAATAATGGAGATGTAAGAGACATGTACTGTCTCTAATAATGGAGAATAATAGAAGCATTTACTGTGTGTAATAATGGACAATAATAGAGACATATACTGTGtctaataatgaataatgataatgataataataaacctTTACTGTCTCTTATGATGAGAATATTAGAGATTTATATACCGTCTCTAATAATGGAGAATAATAGAAACATGTTCTGTCTGTAATAATTGAGATTGAAAGAGACATGTACTGACAAGGCACATCCTCTAATATAACATTGCACAGGCGGGAGTGTACAGCGCTGTGTCGTCAGGTCCTCACCATGGAGCTAGCTCACAGTCTGCTGCTCAATGAAGAAGCCCTGGCCCAGATCACTGAAGCAAAGAGGCCTGTCTTCATCTTCGAATGGCTTCGCTTCTTGGATAAAGTGCTTGTGGCGGCAAATAGGGTAACCACTCAGAAatcattgtttttttgcttAAGTTCAATCAGAAGCACTGTGTGACTTAATTGTTGGTGTTTTGCTGGTAGGtggatgtgaaggagaagcagaagaagctgGTGGAACAGCTGACGGGGTTGATCAGCAGCGCTCCAGGTCCGCCGACAAGAAAACTACTGTCCAAAAATCTCGCCACCCTCTACAGCATCGGCGACACGTTCACTGTTTTCCAGACTTTGGATAAATGCAATGAAATCATTAAAAGCAAAGATGACACACCCGCATACTTGCCAACAAAACTGTAAGATCCCATTTAATTGCAGTCGTGTGATTTTCCATTGGCCATTTTTTTTAGTACAGCCTTCTGTTTATTTGAGATATTTAGATATAAGCTGTTCAGAGCTGCTTTTAGAGTTTCAGGCATAGAATACTATCAGATTATTTCCAAGGGTATTAGGGTTAAGCCAAATGTTAATCTGCAGAATGACATGTTTGAAGAGGGGACTCAATGTACATGAGCAGATAGTCTTCTGTGTTTCAGTGGTAATGAGGCATCAGTGGTGTCCAACAGGGTTTTATTCATCATTCATCTGTACCGGCTGGTTTCCATACAGCTGTAGATGTAGGGTCATGGCCTCCTTACTAACCCCTAAACTACTGTGGTACCTCTGCAGTGTTTTAGTATAGGTGCATATGAttctataatataataatctcatctgatttttatttcattccatTGTTTACCAATTAGTTAGAAGTGATCTGTGATGATTTGAATGCATACTGGATCTTTTCTTGCAGTGCTGCAGTGGCATGTGTTGGAGCTTTTTATGAGAAGATGGGGAGGATGCTGGGAAGCTCCTTTCCAGACACAATTAATAATCTTTTGAAGGCATTAAAGAGTGCAGAGGTGAGATACTTTAAGCAGTGCAAAATGGGAAAATTTAAGTTATCTTTTATTGCATTAATGTATTTGGTCAAATGGGATATTGGACTATAGGAAAAGTGATGTgaaatcaatttaaatattcTCCTTTACTttacctttattttttttgttctagTCCCAAGGCAGAGCAGAGATCCTCTTGAGCCTGCAGAAGGTGCTCAATGGGCTGGGTGGGGCTGCAACTTCATGTCACAGAGACATCTACAAGAATGCCCGCTCTCTACTCACAGACAGGTCCATGGCAGTACGCTGTATGATAGCAAAGGTTTGTTTCAATGGATTTCTAAATGATTTAAGAAATGCACTTTAGATTTAGCTGTGGTTTTTATTGTGTCCTATCCTGCTGAATGATTGTAAAGTTCCCTTGCAATGGTGGAGGATTCTTACAAAGCCTGAAAATAACATTATATACAGTAGTGTAATGTTGAGAGCTTATCTCCACCTAAAAACAGCGTGGTTTAAAAGACTGTACTTGGTGGTGCAGCACAAACACGTAGAGACCAGTGGATTTCCAGTGTTGAATGTTTCGGCAACCTTTAGGGTTTATCCCTGTAGTAGATTTGTAAAGCATACGCCATTAGGAGTACAAAAGTACTTTTCACTAATGTTTTTGCTGTGTCATTTATGTTGACCAAACCTAGATGTGTTTCGCAAAGACAATTTCCTCTTTCCTTATTTGCAaaaatttgcaaaaaatgtcactaaaatgTCTCCCATCTTTATTCTGCTCGTCTGATCAGTGCCTTCTGGAGCTGCAGAATGAGGCAGTCTTCATGTGGACCACAGAACTGGAGAATGTGGCCACGTTGTGTTTCAAGGCCCTGGAAGGATCAAACTATGGCGTCCGGGTCGCAGTGGCTAAACTGCTGGGGACAGTCATGGCTACTGCATTGTTGCCCAAACACGCAGCTGGTAGGTTAAAAGAGTTTCTGAGAGGTTCAAGTTAAGTTGTCTTGCTCACCACTTTTATTCTTCACGCTCTCAATCCTCTTTTCCTCAGTGATGCGACAGAATGTGAAGCGAGCCACTCTTGAGGAGGTGCTGGAACTCATGGCCACTGGATTTCTGCGTGGTGGATCTGGCTTCCTGAAGAGCGGCGGAGAGATGTTGAAGGGGGGAGGCTCTGTCAGCAGGGAGGTGCGGGTGGGCATCACACAGGTGAGCTGAATCCTCAAGAATAATTCGAGGCTGCATTGTCTGATTCAAACACCACATGTAGTCTTTCTTTATTCTCCTCAGGCCTACGTTGTGTTTGTGACCACACTTGGTGGCCAGTGGCTGGAGCGTAACTTTGCCACATTCCTGTCCCATGTCTTGGACCTAGTGTCCCACCCGCGGGCCACGCAGACACACGTGGAGGCGGTGTACTCACGCCGCTGTGTCTCCTTCATGCTTCATGCCACCCTGGGAGGTTTACTTGGAGAGAAGGCACAAATTGCAGCTGGCAAAGAAATCTGCCAAGCCATCAGCAAGCAAATGAGGGCTGTGGGTAAGGAGGATGGGGGGGAAATATCTCGGTTCAGAGCATTGCAGAGTAAGTACTCATccattattatcatttttaatccACCCTTCACTCAGTTTCATAAATTGTTGCATGGTTTTTGCTTGTGCTGTATACAGAGATGGGTTTTCCTTTCTGTCGTGTGCTGTGTGCGGAGATGGCTTTCCCTATTGGCTTCCCCTATTTCTGCTTTGTGTCTTACTCTCTGCTCTCGCTTCCTTTGGAtcactctcttctttctctACATCTATTTTTAACCACAGACAGCATCATAATGTCAATAATATAATCCACAGCCAGCTCAGCTTTAGAGTTATGCATGCTTGCATTGTTGCATAGCTTTCAGGGCTGTTTGCCTGTGAATTTTTATTCTGTTACTGCATTTCAACCGCTAAGGAGCTGATAACAAAACTCTCTCTGACTGTTGATGCGTTACCAGCTGATACCAGCAGAAAAAAATGCATGTGCCCTTACATTCACAGACACATAATAGGAATGAGCCATTTCCCCCCAACACAGCAACAATAATTCATATTTACTTCATATGTTTGTCCATCAtatagttttgtttatttttgttacaGTTTTTGCTCTACAACCACACATCAGTTTTATAATCACCTTGATGTCACTTAAAAGGGATGACTCTTACTCTGATTTGCTTTGCAACCTTTAAACTTTTGTAAAGTATTCTGATCCATAATATTTTACttattaattgattatttattcattgatgTTGAGACAGAATTTGAAACAGATGTTGAATGTTGGTGTTCCTCAAGCAAGGTCCAGGGTACTTCCTTGTTCACTCTAGATTTTCCGCTTGTAGCTTTTCCAACTATCCGGATCTGTGACCCCCTTCAGGTCTGATGTTAACGTCCATCCTGAGTGACCCAATCACAAGTGGTTCATGTGTGAACGCACCCAAATCCATTCAGAATGTTTTCTGAGATTTGATTACTCAAACCACATTTGGAAGTAGTCTGGGACTTATGTGGCCACATTATTTTTTGCTGTGTGATATATAAAGGACAGCTGACGTCTCTGACCAACTACAGTTTCAACATATTTTTATGCTTGTCAGTGTCCATACCTCAGTTTGtttgtaaattaaatttaatcGTTAGTATGATCGGGTATGAACAGTCAAGATAAACGCTCTCCACTTAAGATCGCTCAGGACAGATTTTAATACCAGTTATGAACAGGGCCTGTTAGACTAgatgaatgaaaaatgtttcTGCCTAAAGTGGCTTCAGAGAAGTTTACAAGCCAAATGTGGAAGTGGGACGTCTTAGTCTATGTACCCTTCTGTAGCCTGAACTCACTTCCCAGTATCCCAAGTTCAGTTAATTTTCGTCAGTTCAAGAAGCCACTTTAAATCTCTACCTTAAGTCATTTAACCTACCTTTTCCTTACATGTGATGTGTCTTGACTTCTGCCAGCTCTGAGGATTTCAGTTATTGATAAATTGTCATCAAACGGCCTTATCAGctatttaatttacattttgtatttaaagaaaATCCTCAGAGTTTTTGTCACATGTAACAGTGTCCTcttctgtattttaaatgaGTAGTTTTGTATTTGCTGAACTTTGCAGAGTGATTATGTGTGACAACAATGCATGGCCTAATGTGGTCAGTCAGCCCGTATTTAAAAGCTAAAGTATACTTAGTGGTAGAGGATGATAATTATCTTCTGAAACAAAGTCCTGTATTTCTGAGAAAACGTCTATCCCAGTTGCTTTTGATTGATGACCACCTTAACCATCAATGATGCACACAGTCTGACTTATGAATCAATAAGTTAACTAAAATTAAACACATGAATAACGTATGTACATTGttgccagttttttttaaacgttttgttttctctcattcaTCCATTTTCTTCCAGAAGCCGTTGTGAATGACATCAGTGGAGAGAACAAGTCTGGGGCAGCCGACGTCTCTGCCAGCCAGCATGTTATGGTGTGTGCCCTGAAAGAACTTGGCAGTCTAGTCCAAAGCTTGAGTGCCACAGCTTCACCGCTCATCCAGGAGCCTTCTATAGGTGAGAGACATAAAATATTCAGTTGGACGTGCGTTTTAGTGCTCCTAAAGatctatttctatttatttattttataaacaaaaGCTGGATTTACATAGATCACAATCCTCCTAACTTTAATGAAAAATGACTCACTTAGACATCATGATATTAGCCAACATCTTCTGtaaatttgtatgtgtttttaacaTCCACCTTTTCTACTGAAATATTTTGAAGTGGAAATAAGCAACTCTCTGGCTTAAACTATCTGTGATTTCAAAACTGAGAAGTGTAGTTGTGATAGAAAAGCAACGTCATCTGCGCTTGTATTGATCTCCTGTGAGTTACTTTCACCATGTTATTCTCTTGGCCACCGGGATGCCGGTTTTCACATACAAATTACAGCTTTATTTCTGTCACAAAGGGATTATTGTCAACCAAAACAAGGAAGAGAGTAGACCTCTCCCCGTATACCTTCCGAGTTATATAAATGACAGATGGTGGAATAGCCAAATTTACAAAAACAGCTCAACATACACTCTCTTGTATAAGGTTCAaactttgtttctcttcattaCCTCCAAAGTGGTGTTGAAAACTTCCTCAGGAGCCCGCTCCAGTACCTGCGTTCTTACCGGTGTCTTACTACTTGCAGCATCTTTATGACAGTGACCAAACAATAATGCCACCTCAAACCGCTACAGGCTCAAAAGTTGTCTTTTGTCTCTGTAGCTGACTCACATGAGTACAAATCTCGAGTCAGAAGTCATATTTCACATTCTTGTCCTTAGGACTTCTTGAGACTGTGACGTCAGTGCTGCTGCACCCAAGCATGGCAGCTCGTTTGGCGGCTGCTTGGTGCCTACGCTGTGTTGCCGTGGCTCTACCATATCAGTTGACCCCACTGCTGGACCGCTGCGCGGAGAGAATCAACAACTTGAAGAATTCCCCTGAAGCTGTGAGCGGCTACAGCTTTGCGATGGCTGCCCTGCTGGGAGGCATACACCAGTGTCCACTGGGTATCCCCCACTCCAAGGGCAAGGTGTGTAGCTTGTAATGGCTCTTAGATCAATTTCTGATCAACTCTTATGGGTTCCTACTTTGACAGGTCTTTACCCTGATGATTTCCTGTGCCTGCCTTACTGATTACCCTGTGTAGACTTAAAGATGAACTTGTCTGCATTTCTTTCTTGCAGTTGGTTGTGAGCATAGCTGAAGATCTATTGCGAACAGCTGCTCAGAACAGTCGACTGTCCCTGCAGCGTACACAGGCTGGATGGCTTCTGTTAGGGGCCCTCATGA is a window encoding:
- the LOC133021036 gene encoding LOW QUALITY PROTEIN: eukaryotic translation initiation factor 2-alpha kinase-like (The sequence of the model RefSeq protein was modified relative to this genomic sequence to represent the inferred CDS: deleted 2 bases in 1 codon), encoding MERSNRFSSQFDSIKSLGKGGFGRVYKVRQILLNKKYAVKIVRCKKKALREVRALSDLLHHNIVRYYNCLKESSAEFLYIQMELCDSETLRHWIKERNKITLSDSRRRHEGLTIAQKIVSGVEYIHLKKLIPRDLKPANIMFGPDGAVKIGDFGLVTADDVEDEPRERTKETGTISYMAPEQEHYT
- the LOC133020316 gene encoding G patch domain-containing protein 11-like; this translates as MSDEEEDYMSDAFLTKMQDVKPGVSMVKRVKEAMKRETQIKENNIKNRQKTYKEQETESREAALESSISNNNRGFALLQKMGYKAGQGLGKQGAGRVDPISINLKTDRGGIGMEEVKKRKAEEELEHYRQKVRVKQQNETKSLEDFRSRVRTEREERKIEGDLRKSQRACEQLDSQKTITVPREDWYWPIADADDKEDADDEEEEEEEEEEEKKEEEEEIVELTSFDKLQILTSYLRGVHFYCIWCGTTYNDEDDLCSNCPGDTAADHD